Proteins encoded together in one Carya illinoinensis cultivar Pawnee chromosome 3, C.illinoinensisPawnee_v1, whole genome shotgun sequence window:
- the LOC122304679 gene encoding tRNA A64-2'-O-ribosylphosphate transferase isoform X1: MEDPTAAAAAAASTKLSIYKAARTIKRRENTLYNALRSIYDDSIFVGEISQLWPDLPLLANLRCGLWYSPNFHSTCYFKSTDGHANNWSFSTSRLNLHVAQLAGQKGGCIIVDSTRRGKRFPDSMSKTIPIWTCVLNRSIRNYLNKMLDSTVPGNRESTISDQDDDSKRQDSLEWDSSLHLPLWVSETEKANIEGRLEEWTKQLDASGADIASLALCLKKPLRPLWISQKTVIWLNEVPDHDSWDFTPIILLSASSSNGIIQHRSISEFSWNYIAGAGDDEESWARGLSPNLFWGHAYDLISAGPDLCNQKVADIVEKDRVYRSQRGQNVPQVTVKASKSLVHLSQGEVPESLDIPNIGIDMKSYDEDCGISWLGSANLAVGRSQLASKISNVDCVLNCDQESIFLCLPDSEAHLHLPMVTSKLDRFSLLSNLPSAVNFAKLKLSKGKTLLVCCHNGEDISVCVCLAILTSLFNEEGTFDHGKSFNETRITKWDLRRRLVYLCKFATNARPSRGNLKQVFGFLNGGSIGSV, from the exons ATGGAGGACCCGAcggcggcggcggcggcggcggctTCGACGAAGCTGAGCATCTACAAAGCAGCGAGGACAATAAAGCGGAGAGAGAACACGCTCTACAACGCCTTGAGATCCATCTACGATGACTCCATCTTTGTGGGTGAGATCTCCCAGCTATGGCCCGACCTCCCTCTCCTCGCCAACCTCCGCTGTGGCCTCTGGTACTCTCCCAACTTCCACTCCACCTGTTACTTCAAATCCACCGACGGTCACGCCAACAACTGGTCCTTCAGCACCTCCCGACTCAACCTTCACGTAGCTCAACTCGCCG GACAGAAGGGAGGGTGCATTATAGTTGATTCCACTAGAAGAGGGAAACGGTTTCCAGACagcatgtcaaagacaataccCATTTGGACTTGTGTTTTGAATCGGTCCATTCGCAATTATTTGAACAAGATGCTTGATAGTACGGTGCCAGGGAACCGG GAGTCAACTATTTCTGATCAAGATGATGACAGTAAAAGACAGGACTCTCTTGAATGGGATTCCTCGCTGCACCTTCCCCTCTGGGTTTCTGAAACAGAGAAGGCCAATATTGAGGGTCGCTTAGAAGAATGGACTAAACAACTAGATGCTAGTGGTGCTGATATTGCCTCTCTAGCATTGTGCTTGAAAAAGCCCCTACGTCCTCTATGGATTTCGCAAAAAACTGTCATCTGGTTAAATGAAGTGCCTGATCATGATTCATGGGATTTCACACCCATCATACTTCTCTCTGCCTCTTCCTCAAACGGAATAATTCAACACAGGTCTATCTCAGAGTTTAGCTGGAATTATATAGCAGGAGCAGGAGACGATGAAGAAAGCTGGGCAAGAGGTTTATCACCTAATCTTTTCTGGGGTCATGCCTATGATCTTATAAGTGCAGGGCCTGATTTATGTAATCAGAAGGTGGCAGATATAGTTGAAAAGGATAGAGTTTATCGTTCACAAAGGGGACAAAATGTGCCTCAGGTCACAGTAAAGGCTTCAAAAAGCTTAGTTCATCTTTCACAAGGAGAAGTTCCAGAATCGTTGGATATTCCAAACATTGGAATTGACATGAAGTCTTATGATGAAGATTGTGGAATTTCCTGGTTGGGTTCAGCAAATCTTGCAGTTGGCAGATCCCAACTTG CTTCAAAGATATCTAATGTTGATTGCGTATTGAATTGTGACCAAGAGTCTATCTTTCTCTGTCTTCCCGATTCTGAAGCACATTTGCATCTTCCCATGGTG ACGTCAAAATTGGACCGATTTTCCTTATTAAGCAATCTTCCTTCTGCGGTAAACTTTGCAAAGTTGAAACTTAGTAAAGGGAAGACACTTCTCGTTTGTTGCCATAATG GGGAAGATATAAGTGTGTGCGTTTGTCTTGCTATCTTGACATCATTATTCAATGAGGAAG GAACATTTGACCATGGGAAATCCTTCAATGAGACACGGATAACTAAATGGGATTTGCGACGCCGACTTGTATATCTATGTAAATTTGCAACAAATGCTCGGCCATCGAGAGGCAATTTGAAGCAAGTTTTTGGTTTTCTAAATGGTGGAAGCATCGGTTCAGTTTGA
- the LOC122305717 gene encoding pseudo histidine-containing phosphotransfer protein 2-like isoform X1, which yields MASEERKLVLGKGRKGKWPLGRGNWHGQRRKEGILLEGGARNEYFFIMHQILNDEFSLVEEIFTPYFVETIIIVYFDDSSKYIDIIEQALMEEAPLDLAKLDEFLNLLKRCSRFGAQRLPIEINKVLECCNANDKEGSKAAFQMVKEEYTTLKDRLDAYIELTHRAQIAGLSKRSSAGGSSTI from the exons ATGGCTTCTGAAGAGAGGAAATTGGTGCTGGGGAAAGGGAGAAAGGGGAAATGGCCGCTGGGGAGAGGAAATTGGCACGGGCAGAGGAGAAAGGAGGGGATACTGCTTGAGGGAGGGGCaagaaatgaatatttttttattatgcat CAAATCTTAAATGACGAGTTCAGTCTTGTGGAGGAGATTTTCACGCCCTACTTTGTTGAGACGATTATCATCGTGTATTTTGATGACTCGTCAAAATATATCGATATCATAGAACAAGCACTTAT GGAGGAAGCCCCACTCGATCTAGCCAAGCTGGATGAGTTTCTAAATCTGCTCAAACGCTGCTCCAG ATTTGGTGCTCAAAGGTTGCCCATTGAGATTAATAAAGTTCTGGAATGTTGCAACGCAAACGACAAGGAAGG GAGTAAGGCTGCATTCCAGATGGTAAAGGAGGAGTACACCACTTTGAAGGACAGACTGGACGCCTATATAGAG CTGACGCATCGAGCTCAGATTGCAGGGTTATCTAAGCGCTCAAGTGCAGGAGGGAGTAGTACTATATGA
- the LOC122304679 gene encoding tRNA A64-2'-O-ribosylphosphate transferase isoform X2, whose translation MSKTIPIWTCVLNRSIRNYLNKMLDSTVPGNRESTISDQDDDSKRQDSLEWDSSLHLPLWVSETEKANIEGRLEEWTKQLDASGADIASLALCLKKPLRPLWISQKTVIWLNEVPDHDSWDFTPIILLSASSSNGIIQHRSISEFSWNYIAGAGDDEESWARGLSPNLFWGHAYDLISAGPDLCNQKVADIVEKDRVYRSQRGQNVPQVTVKASKSLVHLSQGEVPESLDIPNIGIDMKSYDEDCGISWLGSANLAVGRSQLASKISNVDCVLNCDQESIFLCLPDSEAHLHLPMVTSKLDRFSLLSNLPSAVNFAKLKLSKGKTLLVCCHNGEDISVCVCLAILTSLFNEEGTFDHGKSFNETRITKWDLRRRLVYLCKFATNARPSRGNLKQVFGFLNGGSIGSV comes from the exons atgtcaaagacaataccCATTTGGACTTGTGTTTTGAATCGGTCCATTCGCAATTATTTGAACAAGATGCTTGATAGTACGGTGCCAGGGAACCGG GAGTCAACTATTTCTGATCAAGATGATGACAGTAAAAGACAGGACTCTCTTGAATGGGATTCCTCGCTGCACCTTCCCCTCTGGGTTTCTGAAACAGAGAAGGCCAATATTGAGGGTCGCTTAGAAGAATGGACTAAACAACTAGATGCTAGTGGTGCTGATATTGCCTCTCTAGCATTGTGCTTGAAAAAGCCCCTACGTCCTCTATGGATTTCGCAAAAAACTGTCATCTGGTTAAATGAAGTGCCTGATCATGATTCATGGGATTTCACACCCATCATACTTCTCTCTGCCTCTTCCTCAAACGGAATAATTCAACACAGGTCTATCTCAGAGTTTAGCTGGAATTATATAGCAGGAGCAGGAGACGATGAAGAAAGCTGGGCAAGAGGTTTATCACCTAATCTTTTCTGGGGTCATGCCTATGATCTTATAAGTGCAGGGCCTGATTTATGTAATCAGAAGGTGGCAGATATAGTTGAAAAGGATAGAGTTTATCGTTCACAAAGGGGACAAAATGTGCCTCAGGTCACAGTAAAGGCTTCAAAAAGCTTAGTTCATCTTTCACAAGGAGAAGTTCCAGAATCGTTGGATATTCCAAACATTGGAATTGACATGAAGTCTTATGATGAAGATTGTGGAATTTCCTGGTTGGGTTCAGCAAATCTTGCAGTTGGCAGATCCCAACTTG CTTCAAAGATATCTAATGTTGATTGCGTATTGAATTGTGACCAAGAGTCTATCTTTCTCTGTCTTCCCGATTCTGAAGCACATTTGCATCTTCCCATGGTG ACGTCAAAATTGGACCGATTTTCCTTATTAAGCAATCTTCCTTCTGCGGTAAACTTTGCAAAGTTGAAACTTAGTAAAGGGAAGACACTTCTCGTTTGTTGCCATAATG GGGAAGATATAAGTGTGTGCGTTTGTCTTGCTATCTTGACATCATTATTCAATGAGGAAG GAACATTTGACCATGGGAAATCCTTCAATGAGACACGGATAACTAAATGGGATTTGCGACGCCGACTTGTATATCTATGTAAATTTGCAACAAATGCTCGGCCATCGAGAGGCAATTTGAAGCAAGTTTTTGGTTTTCTAAATGGTGGAAGCATCGGTTCAGTTTGA
- the LOC122305717 gene encoding pseudo histidine-containing phosphotransfer protein 2-like isoform X3 — MDVNSLAQQIASVKKSLFDEQILNDEFSLVEEIFTPYFVETIIIVYFDDSSKYIDIIEQALMEEAPLDLAKLDEFLNLLKRCSRFGAQRLPIEINKVLECCNANDKEGSKAAFQMVKEEYTTLKDRLDAYIELTHRAQIAGLSKRSSAGGSSTI, encoded by the exons ATGGATGTTAATTCCTTGGCACAACAGATTGCCTCCGTGAAGAAATCCCTCTTTgatgag CAAATCTTAAATGACGAGTTCAGTCTTGTGGAGGAGATTTTCACGCCCTACTTTGTTGAGACGATTATCATCGTGTATTTTGATGACTCGTCAAAATATATCGATATCATAGAACAAGCACTTAT GGAGGAAGCCCCACTCGATCTAGCCAAGCTGGATGAGTTTCTAAATCTGCTCAAACGCTGCTCCAG ATTTGGTGCTCAAAGGTTGCCCATTGAGATTAATAAAGTTCTGGAATGTTGCAACGCAAACGACAAGGAAGG GAGTAAGGCTGCATTCCAGATGGTAAAGGAGGAGTACACCACTTTGAAGGACAGACTGGACGCCTATATAGAG CTGACGCATCGAGCTCAGATTGCAGGGTTATCTAAGCGCTCAAGTGCAGGAGGGAGTAGTACTATATGA
- the LOC122305717 gene encoding pseudo histidine-containing phosphotransfer protein 2-like isoform X2 — protein MASEERKLVLGKGRKGKWPLGRGNWHGQRRKEGILLEGGARNEYFFIMHQILNDEFSLVEEIFTPYFVETIIIVYFDDSSKYIDIIEQALMEEAPLDLAKLDEFLNLLKRCSRFGAQRLPIEINKVLECCNANDKEGCKKLYLKRLVIMLEIEVTP, from the exons ATGGCTTCTGAAGAGAGGAAATTGGTGCTGGGGAAAGGGAGAAAGGGGAAATGGCCGCTGGGGAGAGGAAATTGGCACGGGCAGAGGAGAAAGGAGGGGATACTGCTTGAGGGAGGGGCaagaaatgaatatttttttattatgcat CAAATCTTAAATGACGAGTTCAGTCTTGTGGAGGAGATTTTCACGCCCTACTTTGTTGAGACGATTATCATCGTGTATTTTGATGACTCGTCAAAATATATCGATATCATAGAACAAGCACTTAT GGAGGAAGCCCCACTCGATCTAGCCAAGCTGGATGAGTTTCTAAATCTGCTCAAACGCTGCTCCAG ATTTGGTGCTCAAAGGTTGCCCATTGAGATTAATAAAGTTCTGGAATGTTGCAACGCAAACGACAAGGAAGG ATGTAAGAAATTATACTTAAAAAGATTAGTCATTATGCTCGAGATTGAAGTAACACCTTGA